Proteins from a single region of Amblyomma americanum isolate KBUSLIRL-KWMA chromosome 10, ASM5285725v1, whole genome shotgun sequence:
- the LOC144108333 gene encoding kelch domain-containing protein 3-like: MWTVRLHGVPKRVTQRVVAINGKLYSFHSSLATRNHNLQNSVDVFIFDTASCRWHTVQTQLPDVEPTDISSYTVAAYGHCAYLWGGRCISALSNVLYRFDTNTLTWSRPQVLGELPTSLYGNAACMVGNRKYILGLSNHWLDMRFLDLDTMEWHRVSTSGQAPARRIYHTASAIGTRIYVWGGVHANPYLDGCVCDNSLYYLETATSTWVRPRVQGTPPVGRKGHAAFVYKEELYIFGGYSVQQGTYFADMHKYEPETSCWSEVRLCGLGPSARCFPGCSTTGERVFVFGGYGPVLNQENGEETEWLANLHILHLAPTLENLCLLAVIDARLDFSDLPTFTRKKISDITSHQP; the protein is encoded by the coding sequence ATGTGGACAGTGCGGCTGCACGGTGTTCCAAAGCGTGTTACTCAAAGGGTTGTCGCCATCAACGGCAAGCTCTACTCGTTCCATAGCTCCCTCGCGACCAGGAATCACAACTTACAGAACTCCGTCGACGTGTTCATCTTCGACACCGCATCATGCCGCTGGCATACAGTCCAAACTCAACTCCCCGACGTCGAGCCGACTGACATTTCCAGCTACACCGTTGCAGCTTACGGCCACTGCGCGTACCTGTGGGGCGGCCGATGCATCTCGGCGCTGAGCAACGTCCTTTACCGCTTCGACACCAACACCTTGACATGGAGCCGTCCACAGGTGCTCGGTGAGCTGCCTACATCGCTTTACGGCAACGCAGCATGCATGGTAGGTAACCGCAAGTATATCCTTGGGCTCTCGAACCACTGGTTAGACATGCGGTTCCTTGACTTAGACACAATGGAATGGCATCGTGTCTCAACCAGTGGACAGGCTCCGGCTCGGCGTATCTACCACACCGCGTCTGCGATTGGGACCCGCATATATGTATGGGGTGGTGTTCATGCAAACCCTTATCTCGATGGTTGTGTCTGCGACAACTCATTGTACTACCTGGAAACGGCCACCTCGACCTGGGTGCGCCCACGCGTACAAGGCACTCCTCCCGTGGGTCGGAAAGGGCATGCAGCCTTCGTGTATAAAGAAGAGCTGTACATTTTTGGAGGTTACAGTGTACAGCAGGGTACTTACTTTGCAGACATGCACAAGTACGAACCCGAGACGTCGTGTTGGTCCGAAGTGAGGCTATGTGGCTTAGGCCCGTCGGCGAGGTGCTTCCCCGGCTGCTCTACTACTGGTGAAAGAGTGTTTGTCTTTGGTGGCTATGGTCCGGTACTCAACCAGGAAAACGGAGAGGAGACCGAATGGCTGGCGAATCTGCACATATTGCACTTGGCCCCGACACTCGAGAACTTGTGCCTACTTGCAGTCATCGATGCACGGCTTGATTTCAGCGACTTACCAACATTCACGAGAAAGAAGATCAGCGACATCACTTCACACCAACCGTAG